A region from the Arachis ipaensis cultivar K30076 chromosome B01, Araip1.1, whole genome shotgun sequence genome encodes:
- the LOC107630516 gene encoding AT-hook motif nuclear-localized protein 1 has protein sequence MESSAGGISGGVTVVGSDAPSEYQIAPRTENPSPAGGSAAPIPAPAPTNQGGALPHPPPHMAKMTSPPATALGKKKRGRPRKYGPDGSVVALSPKPISSSAPLALPPVIDFSAETKRGKVKAAGTVSRAKFEVENLGEWVACSVGANFTPHFITVNPGEDVTMKVISFSQQGPRAICILSANGVISSVTLRQPDSSGGTLTYEGRFEILSLSGSFTPSETAGTRSRSGGMSVSLAGPDGRVIGGGVAGLLVAASPVQVVVGSFLAGNQHEQKPRKPKPDIIASTVMPAASVPVSTADPVAVLQSQASFRGDSWSAVPADVNKNKPADINVSLPGG, from the exons ATGGAGTCGAGCGCCGGCGGCATCAGCGGCGGCGTTACGGTGGTCGGATCAGATGCTCCGTCGGAGTATCAAATAGCTCCGAGGACAGAGAACCCTTCTCCGGCAGGAGGATCGGCCGCGCCAATCCCTGCGCCAGCTCCGACGAACCAAGGCGGTGCTCTGCCGCATCCTCCGCCACATATGGCGAAGATGACATCGCCTCCGGCAACAGCGCtggggaagaagaagagagggcGGCCCAGAAAGTATGGCCCAGACGGGTCAGTGGTGGCGCTGTCCCCAAAGCCAATATCGTCTTCGGCACCGCTGGCGTTGCCGCCGGTGATCGATTTCTCGGCGGAGACGAAGCGCGGGAAGGTGAAGGCGGCTGGTACAGTGAGCAGAGCCAAGTTTGAGGTTGAGAATTTAG GTGAATGGGTTGCATGCTCGGTTGGTGCTAATTTCACACCCCATTTCATCACTGTTAATCCTGGGGAG GATGTTACTATGAAGGTAATATCATTTTCTCAGCAAGGCCCACGAGCTATATGCATTTTGTCAGCAAATGGAGTCATATCAAGTGTTACACTTCGTCAGCCCGATTCTTCTGGTGGCACATTGACGTATGAG GGACGTTTTGAAATTCTATCTCTAAGCGGCTCGTTCACACCAAGTGAAACTGCAGGAACACGAAGCAGATCGGGTGGCATGAGTGTCTCTTTAGCAGGTCCAGATGGACGAGTTATAGGTGGTGGAGTCGCTGGTCTATTGGTGGCTGCAAGTCCCGTGCAG GTAGTGGTTGGAAGTTTTCTAGCAGGGAACCAACATGAGCAAAAGCCAAGAAAACCAAAACCTGATATTATAGCATCAACTGTGATGCCGGCTGCGAGTGTTCCTGTGTCAACGGCCGATCCAGTTGCTGTTCTGCAATCGCAGGCTTCCTTCCGAGGAGATAGTTGGTCTGCTGTTCCTGCAGATGTGAATAAGAACAAGCCGGCTGACATTAATGTGTCGCTTCCTGGAGGGTAA